GGCACACCTCCAGGCCGTCGGCCCCGGGCATCATCACGTCGAGCAGCACGAGGTCGGGGCGGCGCGCGCGGGCCTCCTCGATCGCCGTCCGCCCGTCGTGGACGACGACCACGCGGTGCCCCTCACGCTGGAGATAGCGGCGCAGCAACTCCGCCTGTTTCGTGTCGTCCTCCGCGACCAGGACATTCGCGCACATGGCCCCTGAGGCTAGCCAAACCGCGACCGGCACCACGGGATCATCACACCGGCCTCACAGGTTCTTCACACTCCTCGGCCAGCATCTCGCGGCATGCGCCAAGTCAAGATCCACACCGGCGCCCTGCTCGCCGCCGGCCTGGTCGCCGGGCTGGCCGGCTGCGGCTCGCCGGACAACGGCAGATCAGGGGACGGCCCGCCCGGCGCGGACCGGCCGGCGGCCGCCGGGCCGCGGCAGTCAGGCCGGCAGGGCGGTGCCGAGATAGCGACCGTGCGCGGCCGCCGGATCGCCGTGCACAGGCAGAAGGGCGACGGGTCCGCCTGGAAGACGCTGTCCAGCCCCAACGAGATGGGCGCCACCCGGGTCTTCCTCGTCGACGCCAAGGACGGCGACTGGCTCAGGGTGCTGCTGCCGATACGGCCCAACGGCAGCACCGGGTGGGTCAAGGCGTCCGACGTCAGGCTGTCGTCGACGTCCCACCGCGTGGAGATCGACCCGAAGGCGTTCACGTTCACCGTCTTCGACGGCGACAAGGTGCTGCGCACCGGCAAGGTCGCCACCGGCGAGGGCGGCACCCCGACCCCGGCCGGCCGCTTCTACTTCACCGAGCTGATCCGGCCGCCGAACCCCGACGGCGACTACGGCGCGTACGCCTTCGGGCTGAGCGGGTTCTCGCCGACGCTGAGGCGGTTCGCCGGGGGGCCCGGGCAGCTCGCCGTCCACGGCACGAACAAGGCGTCGGCGCTGGGACGCGAGGTCAGCCACGGCTGCGTGCGGGTCGGCAACGACGACATCACCTGGATGGCCAAGAACCTGGCGATCGGCACGCCTGTCGTCGTCAAGGAATGAAACAGCACCGGAAGGAACATCGATGCGCCTGAAGTCCCTCATCGCGGCCGTCGCCCTGGGCGTCGGCCTGGCCGGCACCGGCATGGCCGCCGCCGAGGCCACCACGGCCACCCCCAGGCCGTCCACCCCGGCGGCCACCCCCACGGCGAGCGACCCGGCCGCCACCCCCACCCCGTCGGCCCCGCCCGGCGCCCCGGCCCCGTCCCCGACCGAGAGGCCCGGCGGCCTGCCGGAGCCCAGCGAGGCGCCCACGCCCATGCCTCCCGGCAAGGCCATCCCCAGGGTGCCGAACTACACCGGCTGACCGTGACCGCGGGCCCGCACGTCTCCCCGTCGTGCGGGCCCGCCGCCGTAGACCGCTAGATGAACTCCAGGGGCCGGACGGTGTAGTCGGACGGGATGTCGTCGTGCATGGCCTCGACCGGGCGGACGGGGGCGGTCTCCTCCAGGAGGGCGGCGCGGCGGACGCGGTCGGTGCGGAACACGCGGCTGCCGCCCCGCATGCGGCACCAGGCCGTCAGGTACCAGCCGTCGCCGGACGCGGTGAACGTGACGGGCTCGACGTCGCGCTCGGTCTCGGCGCCCGTCCGGTCGACGTAGGTGAGGCGGACCACCCGGCGGGTCCGGATGGCCTCCTCCAGCACCGCCGGCACGGAGGCCGGGTCGTCGCCCTCGGCGGGGGTCAGGAAGCGGACGCGCTGGGCCAGCTCGCGGGCGGAGGCGCTGTCGGCCGCCGACATCGCGGCGACGATCTTGTGGAGCGCGGTGCGGGCGGCCCGGGAGTACGGGGAGCCGCCGGCCCGGGACAGGGTGATCGCGAGGGCGACGGCCTCGGCGGGGGTGAAGTTCAGCGGCGGCAGCGTCCGGCTCTTGTCGAGCGTGTAGCCGCCGCCCCGGCCGACGTCCGCGAAGATCGGCACACCGGCCTGCTGGAGGGCGCCGATGTCGCGCTCGATCGTGCGGACGCTCACCTCGTACCGCGCGGCCAGCTCCCGCGCGCTGAGCCGGCGCGGCGCGCGGGCGCGCAGCTCCTCCACCAGGGCGTACAAGCGGTCGGTGCGGTTCACGCGCCGACCGTACGCGGCGGGTCCGACAGTCAGAGGGCCCGGAGGAAGCCGATCAGGGCCTCGTTGACCTCCGCGGGGCGCTCCTGCTGCGTCCAGTGGCCGCATCCGGACAGCCAGACGGTCTCGCGCAGGTTCGGCACGAAGTCGCGCATGGAGGCGACGGCGTCGCGGGCGCCGACGGCGACGAGGTCGCGGTCGCCGGCGATGTAGAGGGCGGGCGGGCCGACGGGGGCGCGGTGCCAGGCGGCGGTGAGCTCCCAGTTGCGGTCGAGGTTGCGGTACCAGTTGACCGGGCCGGTGAAGCCGCTTTCGGCGTACTCCTCGACGTAGGCGGCGATGTCGTCGCCGGTGAGCCAGCCGGGCAGCTTCTCCGGGTCGGGGAGGACGTCGAGGAAGCCGCCGCCCTCCGGGGCGACGAGCGGCGGGCACGGGCCGTCTCCGGACACCCCGTACAGCATGCGGCGGAACGTGGCGGCCCGGTCGCGGTCGAGTTCGGCCTCCGGGACGTCCGGCTGCTGGAAGCGCACCATGTAGAAGCCGTCGCCGAACAGGCGGCGCATGGACTCCACCGGCGGCCTGCCCCCGCGCGGGCGGTGCGGCACCGACATGCCCACCACGCCGCGCACCTTGTCGGAACGCATCTGGGCGACGGCCCAGGCGACGGGCGCGCCCCAGTCGTGGCCGACGACGACGGCGCGGTCCGCGCCGAGCGGGCCGATGAGCCCGACCGCGTCCGCGGCAAGGTGCAGGATCGTGTACTGGCCGGGATCGGCGGGGCCGCCGGTGCGGGCGTAGCCGCGCTGGTCGGGGGCGACGGCGTGGAACCCGGCCTCGGCGAGGGCGGTGAGCTGGTGCCGCCAGGAGTACCAGCATTCGGGGAAGCCGTGCAGGAGGAGCACGAGGGGGCCTTCGCCCGCCTCGGCGACGTGCATGCGCAGCCCGCTGTCCGACCGGACGAAGCGGTGCCTGATCTCGTGCATCCCTACTCCTCGCGGCGTGGTCGGCCGGTGCGGGCCAACGGTAGCCGCCCCGGTGAATGCTCGGGACTCGGGAGGAGGAAACGGCCGGATCAGGCGCACCCATACCGTCCGGCGGTGGATTGTGTGCGCGGCCCACATGGGAGGGCGGGGCCGCGCTCCATAGGTTCTGCGCATGACGAGCGTGACACCGCGGGCGGACGCGGGGACTTCGGGGACGCTGGACCTGGCGGGCCGGCGCGCCCTGGTCACCGGCGGCGCGAGCGGCATCGGCCGCGCCTGCGCCCGGCGGCTCGCCGCGGCGGGCGCCGAGGTGGTGGTGGCCGACATAGACGGGGACGCGGCGGAGCGGACCGCTGCCGAGATCGGCGGTGTCCCCCTGCTCGCCGACCTGGCCGACATGGACGCGCTCGACGGGCTCGCCGCCGGGGCGGACATCCTGGTCAACAACGCCGGAATCCAGTACGTGGCGCCGCTCCAGGACTTCCCGCCGGACACGTTCGCGCGGATCCTGCGGCTGATGGTCGAGGCGCCGTTCCGGCTGGTGCGAGACGCGCTGCCCGGCATGTACGAGCGGGGCTGGGGCCGCGTCGTCAACATCTCGTCGGTGCACGGGCTGCGGGCCTCGCCGTACAAGTCGGCCTACGTGACGGCCAAGCACGGCCTCGAAGGGCTGTCCAAGGTGATCGCGCTGGAGGGCGCCCCGCACGGCGTGACGTCCAACTGCGTCAACCCCGCCTACGTCCGGACGCCGCTGGTGGAGAACCAGATCGCCGACCAGGCGCGCACGCACGGCCTGCACGAGGACGAGGTCGTCGAGCGGATCATGCTCGACCACGCCGCCGTGAAGCGGCTGATCGAGCCGGACGAGGTGGCCGAGCTCGTCGCCTACCTGTGCTCGCCGCCCGCCTCGATGGTGACCGGCGCCTCCCTGGCACTCGACGGCGGCTGGACGGCGCACTAAGAATGAGCCGTATGACCTGCGGCGTCTTCCTCGAACTGCTGGCCCGGGAGGCCTCCCCCGTCGAGTTCGAGGGCCCCCTCGTCCAGGCGCGGGCGGAGGGCGCGCCCCCGGATGTCCTGGAGGAGCTGGAGGCGACCAAGCTCGCCGCGCTGCGGGTCCGGACGATCATGCGGCGGCACGCCCGCCGGGAGAACGAGCTCGCGGCGCTGTTCGACACCGCGGGCGACCTGGCCGGGCTGCGCGACCTCGACGCGGTACTGGAGGCGATCACCCGCCGCGCGCGGCGGCTGCTGAACGCCGACATCGCCTACCTGACGCTGAACGACGACGCGCGCGGCGACACCTACATGCGGGTGACCGACGGGTCGGTGTCGGCGGCGTTCCGGCGGCTCAGGCTGCCGATGGGGACCGGGCTGGTCGGCCTGGTCGCGCAGACCGCGATGCCCTACAACAGCGCCCACTACCTCGGGGACGCGCAGTTCGAGCATCGCGGGTTCATCGACGACGCGGTCGCCGAGGAGGGCCTGGTCGCGATCCTCGGCGTGCCGATGCGGCTGGGCAGCAGGGTCATCGGGGTGCTGACGGCCGCGAACCGCAGCCAGCGCCCGTTCGACCAGGAGGAGGTGGCGCTGCTCGGCTCGCTCGCCGCGCACGCCGCGATCGCCATCGACAACGCCCGCCTGCTGGAGGAGACCCGTACCGCCCTGACCGAGCTGAGCGCCGCCAACGAGGAGGTCAAGGCGCGGAGCGCGGCCGTGGAGCGGGCGGCGCGCGCGCACGACCGGATGACCGCCGTGGTGGTCCGGGGCGGCGGCGTGGAGGACGTCGGCGCCGTGGTGACCGAGCTTCTGGGCGGCACCCTGTACGTCCTGGACGCCGACGGCCGCCGGCTCGCGACGACCGGCGCCGCGTCGAGGCTCCTCGGCGACGACGAGCTGGGCGGTGTCTCGGCGTCGGCGCACTCCGCGCGCGCCCAGGGCCGGACGGTCAGGCGCGGCGACCTGTGGATCGCCTCGGTCTCCACCGGCGACGAGATGCTCGGCACGCTGGTGCTGCGCACCGCCGACGAGGTGGACGACGCCGACCAGCGGATCCTGGAGCGCGCGGCGCTCGTCACCGCGCTGCTGCTGCTGTTCCAGCGCAGCGCCACCGAGGCCGAGGGCCGGGTGCGCGGCGAACTGCTGGACGACCTGCTGTCCGGCCGCCGGGCGGGCGCCGAGGCGCTGACGGCGCGGGCGCGGCGCGTCGGCGTCGACCTCGGCGCCCCGCACGTGGTGCTGTGCGCCAAGTACGACTCGCGCGAGCACCGGCCCCGCGCGGCCTTCTGGGCGTCGTCGTTCGCGGCGGTGGAGCACGGCCTGGCCGCCTCGCGGGCGGAGGAGATCGTCCTGCTGCTGCCGGGCGACCGGCCGGGCGACGCGGCGCGCCGGGTCGCCAAGGAGCTCGGCGCCTCCCTCGGCGGGCCCGCCACGGTCGGCGCGGCCGGCCCGGTCGGCGGCCCGGGCGGGGTCGCCTCCGCCCACCGGGAGGCGCAGCGCTGCGCCGACGCGCTGCTGGCCCTCGGGCGCCGCGGCGACGGCGCCGGCGCGTCCGAGCTGGGCTTCGTCGGCCTGCTCATCGGGGACGACCGCGACGTGACGGGCTTCCTCGGGAGGGCGCTCGGTCCCGTCCTCGACTACGACGAGCGGCGCGGCACAGCCCTCGTCCAGACCCTGGAGGCCTACTTCGGGACGGGCGGCAGCCTGTCGCGGACGGCCGAACGCCTGCACATCCACGTCAACACCGTGAGCCAGCGCCTCGACCGCATCGCCCGCCTCCTCGGCGACGACTGGCAGACCCCGGAGCGGGCCCTGGAACTCCAGCTCGCCCTGCGCCTCCACCGCCTCTCCCGCTGAGGGCCCGCACACCGAAGCGGCGCGCCGTCCCCTCCCGGGACGGCGCGCCGCGCGCTCGGTTCGCGTCAGACGGGGGCTTCGACCTTGGCGTCCTCGTTCTCGGCAGCCGGACGGGCGCGGGACGTGCGGGCCGCGATGAGGTCGCGGGCGGTGCCCCAGACGCCGCGGCGGAACAGCAGCACGACCACGATGAAGATCGCGCCGGTGATGATCCCGGTCTCCTCGAACCCGGCGGTGGCGAGGTAGTCGTTCAGCTCCACGATCAGCGCGGCGCCGATGGCTCCACCCCACAGGGTGCCGATGCCGCCGAGGACGACCATCATCACGGCCTGGCCCGAGGTCGTCCAGTACACGCCCTGCAGGGACGCGAAGCCGTGCCCGACGGTGAACAGGCCGCCCGCGAGCCCCGACAGGGCCGCCGACAGGACGAAGGCCAGCAGCTTGTAGCGGTCGATGCTGTAGCCGAGCGCCCGCGCCCTGTTCGGGTTGTCGCGGATCGACATCAGGACCCTGCCGAAGGGGGAACGGACGATGCGCCAGGCGACGAGCAGTCCGACCAGGATGAACGGCAGCGCGGCGTAGTAGAAGAAGAACGGGTCGGACAGGTCCACCCCGAACAGCTCCCTGGGGATGCCTTGCAGGCCGTTCTCGCCGCCGGTCGCGTCCCTCCACTGGTTGGCGATGAAGTACACCATCTGCGCGAAGGCCAGTGTGACCATCGCGAAGTAGATGCCGCGCAACCGGACCGACAGGAAGCCGATCGGGACGGCGAGGGCGGCCGCGAAGGCGGCGCCGCCCAGCACGGCCACGGGGAACGGCAGCCCGGAATGCAGCGCGATCAGGCCGGTGGCGTAGGCCGAACCGCCCCAGAAGGCCGCGTGCCCGAACGACAGGAGCCCGGTGAAGCCGAGCAGCAAGTCGACGGCGGCCGCGAACAGCGCCCAGCAGACGATGTCCAGGGCGACCGGCGGGTAGACGAACCAGGGCAGGACGAGCGCCACCACCAGTCCCGCGGCGAGCAGCACCGGCCGCCCGGCCAGCTTGGAGAGGATCACAGGGCCTCCTCGCGTCCGAACAGGCCGGCGGGGCGCCACAGCAGC
The sequence above is a segment of the Actinomadura coerulea genome. Coding sequences within it:
- a CDS encoding L,D-transpeptidase, with amino-acid sequence MRQVKIHTGALLAAGLVAGLAGCGSPDNGRSGDGPPGADRPAAAGPRQSGRQGGAEIATVRGRRIAVHRQKGDGSAWKTLSSPNEMGATRVFLVDAKDGDWLRVLLPIRPNGSTGWVKASDVRLSSTSHRVEIDPKAFTFTVFDGDKVLRTGKVATGEGGTPTPAGRFYFTELIRPPNPDGDYGAYAFGLSGFSPTLRRFAGGPGQLAVHGTNKASALGREVSHGCVRVGNDDITWMAKNLAIGTPVVVKE
- a CDS encoding helix-turn-helix transcriptional regulator, which produces MNRTDRLYALVEELRARAPRRLSARELAARYEVSVRTIERDIGALQQAGVPIFADVGRGGGYTLDKSRTLPPLNFTPAEAVALAITLSRAGGSPYSRAARTALHKIVAAMSAADSASARELAQRVRFLTPAEGDDPASVPAVLEEAIRTRRVVRLTYVDRTGAETERDVEPVTFTASGDGWYLTAWCRMRGGSRVFRTDRVRRAALLEETAPVRPVEAMHDDIPSDYTVRPLEFI
- a CDS encoding alpha/beta fold hydrolase; translation: MHEIRHRFVRSDSGLRMHVAEAGEGPLVLLLHGFPECWYSWRHQLTALAEAGFHAVAPDQRGYARTGGPADPGQYTILHLAADAVGLIGPLGADRAVVVGHDWGAPVAWAVAQMRSDKVRGVVGMSVPHRPRGGRPPVESMRRLFGDGFYMVRFQQPDVPEAELDRDRAATFRRMLYGVSGDGPCPPLVAPEGGGFLDVLPDPEKLPGWLTGDDIAAYVEEYAESGFTGPVNWYRNLDRNWELTAAWHRAPVGPPALYIAGDRDLVAVGARDAVASMRDFVPNLRETVWLSGCGHWTQQERPAEVNEALIGFLRAL
- a CDS encoding 3-hydroxybutyrate dehydrogenase — encoded protein: MTSVTPRADAGTSGTLDLAGRRALVTGGASGIGRACARRLAAAGAEVVVADIDGDAAERTAAEIGGVPLLADLADMDALDGLAAGADILVNNAGIQYVAPLQDFPPDTFARILRLMVEAPFRLVRDALPGMYERGWGRVVNISSVHGLRASPYKSAYVTAKHGLEGLSKVIALEGAPHGVTSNCVNPAYVRTPLVENQIADQARTHGLHEDEVVERIMLDHAAVKRLIEPDEVAELVAYLCSPPASMVTGASLALDGGWTAH
- a CDS encoding helix-turn-helix domain-containing protein; its protein translation is MTCGVFLELLAREASPVEFEGPLVQARAEGAPPDVLEELEATKLAALRVRTIMRRHARRENELAALFDTAGDLAGLRDLDAVLEAITRRARRLLNADIAYLTLNDDARGDTYMRVTDGSVSAAFRRLRLPMGTGLVGLVAQTAMPYNSAHYLGDAQFEHRGFIDDAVAEEGLVAILGVPMRLGSRVIGVLTAANRSQRPFDQEEVALLGSLAAHAAIAIDNARLLEETRTALTELSAANEEVKARSAAVERAARAHDRMTAVVVRGGGVEDVGAVVTELLGGTLYVLDADGRRLATTGAASRLLGDDELGGVSASAHSARAQGRTVRRGDLWIASVSTGDEMLGTLVLRTADEVDDADQRILERAALVTALLLLFQRSATEAEGRVRGELLDDLLSGRRAGAEALTARARRVGVDLGAPHVVLCAKYDSREHRPRAAFWASSFAAVEHGLAASRAEEIVLLLPGDRPGDAARRVAKELGASLGGPATVGAAGPVGGPGGVASAHREAQRCADALLALGRRGDGAGASELGFVGLLIGDDRDVTGFLGRALGPVLDYDERRGTALVQTLEAYFGTGGSLSRTAERLHIHVNTVSQRLDRIARLLGDDWQTPERALELQLALRLHRLSR
- a CDS encoding branched-chain amino acid ABC transporter permease, whose product is MILSKLAGRPVLLAAGLVVALVLPWFVYPPVALDIVCWALFAAAVDLLLGFTGLLSFGHAAFWGGSAYATGLIALHSGLPFPVAVLGGAAFAAALAVPIGFLSVRLRGIYFAMVTLAFAQMVYFIANQWRDATGGENGLQGIPRELFGVDLSDPFFFYYAALPFILVGLLVAWRIVRSPFGRVLMSIRDNPNRARALGYSIDRYKLLAFVLSAALSGLAGGLFTVGHGFASLQGVYWTTSGQAVMMVVLGGIGTLWGGAIGAALIVELNDYLATAGFEETGIITGAIFIVVVLLFRRGVWGTARDLIAARTSRARPAAENEDAKVEAPV